A single region of the Acidithiobacillus acidisediminis genome encodes:
- a CDS encoding TIGR00730 family Rossman fold protein, translated as MRAPLDSERLRDGGESRLTREAWKIFQIMAEFVRGYEKLAAVEPCVSIFGSARLPEEHPWYQQTLTIAEKLSNAGFSVISGGGPGIMEAANRGAHQGSGFSIGLNIELPHEQHSNPYQDISLSFEHFYSRKVMFMKYAAAYVVMPGGFGTLDELAECLTLVQTGKTRRMPIILFDSQFWGGLIEWWKSTMLAHGTINPEDLQLVTVLDDPDAVVATIFNHYEKRGFAPSAAETEALLNL; from the coding sequence ATGCGCGCACCCCTAGACAGCGAAAGACTCCGTGACGGCGGTGAGAGTCGCCTCACCCGCGAAGCCTGGAAAATCTTCCAGATCATGGCGGAGTTTGTGCGCGGATATGAGAAGCTCGCGGCGGTCGAGCCCTGCGTCAGCATCTTCGGCTCCGCCCGCTTGCCCGAGGAGCATCCCTGGTATCAACAAACCCTGACGATTGCGGAAAAGCTCTCCAACGCTGGATTTTCGGTCATCAGTGGCGGCGGTCCCGGCATCATGGAGGCCGCCAATCGCGGGGCACACCAAGGGAGCGGCTTCAGTATCGGCCTCAATATCGAGCTGCCGCATGAACAACACAGCAATCCCTATCAGGACATTTCCCTGTCTTTCGAACATTTCTACTCGCGCAAGGTGATGTTCATGAAATATGCTGCCGCCTACGTGGTCATGCCGGGCGGCTTTGGCACCCTGGACGAGCTAGCCGAATGCCTGACCCTGGTGCAGACTGGGAAAACCCGACGCATGCCCATCATTCTTTTTGATTCGCAATTCTGGGGTGGGCTAATCGAATGGTGGAAGAGCACAATGCTGGCCCACGGTACGATCAATCCGGAAGATCTGCAGCTGGTCACGGTGCTGGATGATCCGGATGCGGTGGTCGCGACCATCTTCAACCATTATGAGAAACGCGGTTTTGCTCCATCGGCGGCGGAAACCGAGGCCCTGCTCAACCTCTGA
- the polA gene encoding DNA polymerase I, which translates to MAENPRILVDASSFLYRAFHALPDLRAPDGLPTGAIYGVVNMLRRLEREYPQGEIIVIFDAPGPTFRDEIFNEYKAHRPPMPQELRVQIEPLLQWIGATGLPLLREPGVEADDVIGTLARMTEAQRPILIISGDKDLAQLIDDRTQIIDTMKNTLLDAAGVREKFGVEPSQIIDYLALVGDKVDNIPGVPGAGPKTVAKWLAQYGTLENLLAHAEEIGGKIGEALRESREFLPRSHDLARIRCDLPLPAQDYQRRPADIAALLALAERLGFSTWRREFQAQQGGGDAPARPASMTDPIHRDRYWLIDTDDALMTLRERLEAAQLVAIDTETTSLNPHEADLVGISFAWQENGETQAAYLPVGHREGRQLPRQQVLAALRSWLESERPKLAQNAKFDWQIFWGQELRPQGLLRDTLLASYVLDSNGPHDLDHLAERFLQHENIRYEDVTGKGKKQRSFAAVPIDEALPYAAEDADVCLRLDALLWPQVEKEPGLRRVFNDIEMPLVLVLARMEWAGVRIDREQLEALSTELASAMEQVEREAQALAGQVFNLSSPKQIQEILFDKMQLPALKKTPKGQPSTDEDSLAQLASHSPLPGLILEYRSLAKLRNTYADALPQMIHPRTGRVHTHYRQAVASTGRLSSSDPNLQNIPVRSEQGRRIRAAFIAAPDHLLISADYSQIELRIMAHLSRDAGLLAAFAAGADIHRATAAEVFEIAPEQVNDEQRRAAKAINFGLIYGQTAFGLAQQLGVDQASARAYMQRYFERYPGVQEYMEQTRAQARKQGYVETLFGRRLYVPEIQSRNPARRNYAERAAINAPMQGTAADLIKLAMISVDAWLQEDVERGRMILQVHDELILEVPEPGLEAACAALRARMEGAAALAVPLKVSLGWGHSWAEAHS; encoded by the coding sequence ATGGCCGAAAATCCTCGCATCCTCGTCGATGCCTCCAGTTTCCTCTATCGCGCCTTCCACGCACTGCCCGATCTGCGCGCCCCGGATGGTTTGCCCACGGGCGCCATCTACGGTGTAGTGAATATGCTGCGGCGTTTGGAACGCGAGTATCCGCAGGGTGAGATCATCGTCATCTTTGACGCCCCCGGGCCGACCTTTCGCGATGAAATTTTCAACGAATACAAGGCACACCGCCCCCCTATGCCGCAGGAACTGCGGGTGCAGATCGAGCCACTATTGCAGTGGATTGGCGCTACGGGCTTGCCGCTCCTGCGCGAGCCAGGCGTAGAGGCCGACGACGTCATTGGCACCCTGGCGCGGATGACGGAGGCGCAACGTCCAATCCTCATCATCAGTGGCGACAAGGATCTCGCTCAACTTATCGATGACCGCACCCAGATTATCGATACCATGAAAAACACCCTGCTGGATGCGGCGGGGGTACGGGAAAAATTTGGTGTCGAGCCGTCACAGATCATTGATTACCTTGCTTTGGTTGGCGATAAGGTGGACAACATTCCGGGGGTTCCTGGGGCGGGGCCGAAAACCGTGGCGAAGTGGCTCGCCCAGTATGGGACGCTGGAGAATCTTCTCGCCCACGCCGAAGAGATTGGCGGCAAGATTGGCGAGGCCCTGCGCGAGAGCCGGGAATTTCTGCCGCGCAGTCACGACTTGGCACGCATTCGCTGTGATCTCCCCCTCCCTGCGCAGGATTACCAACGGCGTCCCGCCGACATCGCGGCGCTCCTGGCTCTGGCCGAGCGTCTCGGCTTCTCGACTTGGCGGCGCGAATTTCAGGCGCAGCAAGGGGGCGGCGATGCGCCCGCGCGACCCGCCTCGATGACCGACCCCATTCATCGTGATCGCTATTGGTTGATCGATACGGACGATGCCCTGATGACACTGCGGGAGCGCCTGGAGGCGGCGCAGCTGGTCGCCATCGATACCGAGACGACTTCCTTGAATCCGCATGAGGCCGATCTGGTGGGGATTTCTTTTGCTTGGCAGGAGAATGGAGAGACGCAGGCGGCCTATCTGCCCGTCGGGCACCGCGAAGGAAGGCAGTTGCCGCGGCAACAGGTTCTGGCCGCGTTACGGTCGTGGCTGGAGTCGGAGCGCCCCAAACTGGCGCAGAATGCCAAGTTCGACTGGCAGATCTTCTGGGGACAGGAGCTTCGACCCCAAGGCCTCTTGCGTGACACCCTGCTGGCCAGTTACGTGCTCGATTCCAATGGTCCCCACGATCTCGATCATTTGGCCGAACGCTTTTTGCAGCACGAGAACATCCGCTACGAGGACGTGACGGGTAAGGGCAAGAAGCAGCGGAGCTTTGCTGCGGTGCCCATCGACGAGGCGTTGCCCTATGCGGCAGAGGATGCAGATGTTTGTTTGCGTCTCGATGCTCTACTCTGGCCGCAAGTGGAAAAAGAGCCAGGGCTTCGCCGGGTATTCAACGATATCGAAATGCCCTTGGTTTTGGTCCTGGCGCGCATGGAGTGGGCCGGAGTAAGGATCGATCGGGAGCAACTGGAGGCGCTGAGCACGGAACTGGCCTCAGCCATGGAGCAAGTAGAGCGGGAGGCGCAAGCGCTCGCCGGGCAGGTCTTCAATCTCTCTTCGCCCAAGCAAATCCAGGAAATTCTTTTTGACAAGATGCAATTGCCCGCGCTCAAAAAGACCCCCAAGGGCCAGCCCTCCACCGATGAGGACAGCCTGGCCCAACTGGCCAGTCATTCGCCCCTACCCGGTCTGATTCTGGAATATCGCAGCTTGGCCAAATTGCGGAATACCTATGCTGATGCCTTGCCGCAGATGATTCACCCGCGCACCGGTCGGGTACACACCCATTATCGTCAGGCGGTGGCCTCCACCGGGCGCCTGTCCTCCAGCGATCCCAATCTGCAGAACATTCCCGTCCGCAGCGAGCAAGGACGTCGGATTCGTGCCGCCTTTATCGCTGCTCCCGACCATCTCCTGATCAGCGCCGACTACTCGCAGATCGAGTTGCGCATCATGGCGCACTTGTCCCGGGATGCAGGTTTGCTGGCTGCCTTTGCGGCGGGAGCGGATATTCATCGTGCGACGGCCGCCGAGGTCTTCGAGATTGCGCCGGAACAGGTGAACGACGAGCAGCGGCGGGCGGCAAAGGCGATCAATTTTGGCCTGATTTATGGCCAGACCGCCTTTGGTCTGGCGCAACAGTTGGGGGTCGACCAGGCCAGCGCCCGGGCCTACATGCAGCGCTACTTTGAGCGCTATCCGGGGGTGCAGGAGTACATGGAACAGACCCGCGCGCAAGCGCGCAAGCAGGGGTATGTGGAAACCCTCTTTGGCCGGCGGCTCTATGTACCCGAGATTCAATCGCGCAATCCGGCCCGGCGCAACTATGCTGAGCGCGCTGCCATCAACGCCCCCATGCAAGGGACGGCAGCGGATTTGATCAAACTGGCGATGATTTCCGTGGATGCCTGGCTACAAGAGGATGTTGAGCGCGGCAGGATGATTTTGCAGGTCCACGATGAGCTGATTCTGGAGGTTCCAGAGCCGGGCCTGGAGGCAGCCTGTGCGGCTTTGCGGGCACGCATGGAAGGGGCGGCAGCGCTGGCGGTACCCCTGAAAGTCAGTTTAGGTTGGGGACATTCCTGGGCTGAGGCCCATTCTTGA
- a CDS encoding NAD-binding protein: protein MSLKNHYLIVGDTPLARNSYRELKQREQVVRVILLRQPDDTYFQAEDVIIGDASDTDVLNQADASAAAAVLALRADDSENAFIILAVRELQGPAKTVAAVNDSKNLKRVQRVQPEMIIAPQVIGGEVLAMALNGEELSSDAILKMFHNNATH, encoded by the coding sequence ATGTCTCTGAAAAATCACTATCTTATTGTCGGCGACACGCCACTGGCGCGAAACAGTTACCGCGAGCTCAAGCAGCGTGAGCAGGTGGTGCGAGTGATTCTACTGCGTCAACCCGATGACACCTACTTTCAGGCCGAGGATGTGATCATTGGCGATGCCAGCGATACCGATGTCCTCAATCAGGCCGACGCGAGTGCAGCGGCAGCCGTGCTCGCCCTGCGGGCCGACGACTCGGAAAATGCCTTCATCATTCTCGCCGTACGCGAGCTACAAGGCCCCGCCAAGACGGTCGCCGCCGTCAATGACAGCAAAAATCTCAAGCGGGTGCAGCGCGTTCAACCAGAGATGATCATCGCCCCCCAGGTGATTGGCGGCGAGGTCCTGGCGATGGCGCTGAACGGGGAAGAACTCAGCAGCGACGCCATTCTCAAGATGTTCCACAACAACGCCACCCATTGA
- a CDS encoding DUF2782 domain-containing protein, producing the protein MSRHFALFLGLVAFLFTAVALADGGPEKYPYHLPRLAPPKHSVPKAELHVPKGSKIEEFKADGQMYMVKVIPPKPFPPYYLVNRNGHGFTREPNSDAERMDVPQWILLRW; encoded by the coding sequence ATGTCACGTCATTTTGCGCTGTTCTTGGGTCTCGTTGCCTTCCTGTTCACGGCTGTCGCGTTGGCGGATGGTGGCCCAGAAAAGTATCCTTACCACCTGCCTCGTCTCGCTCCCCCCAAGCACAGTGTCCCAAAGGCCGAACTGCATGTGCCCAAGGGTTCCAAGATCGAGGAATTCAAGGCCGATGGGCAGATGTATATGGTCAAGGTGATTCCCCCCAAGCCCTTCCCCCCCTATTACCTGGTCAACAGGAATGGTCACGGCTTTACCCGCGAACCCAATTCCGACGCCGAGCGGATGGACGTTCCCCAATGGATTCTGCTGCGCTGGTAA
- a CDS encoding homoserine kinase, which produces MAVYTDIPDADLASFLADYDLGSLEKIEGICAGTENSNYFLDTSAGRFVLTLFERLPVSEIPYYLHVTEWLSQHGIPCPAPVHARHGEILGQLCGKPAAIVQRLSGQSIEDRAASEGEITALGQLLARMHLAGRDFPEEHPNPAGLNWCQETGRRLIPKLSPAERELLVDEREAQKQWLRDKLPGGVIHADLFPDNVLFQGVEITGTIDYYYAGDDAWLYDLAVVANSWCSFPDGSLDKNLAAALWQAYESVRPFERREHGLWFPYMRAAALRFWLLRLEAKHFPRAGQLTALRDPEEYRRILERRREFC; this is translated from the coding sequence ATGGCCGTCTACACCGACATCCCCGACGCCGACCTGGCGAGCTTTCTGGCCGACTATGACTTGGGCAGCTTGGAAAAAATCGAGGGCATTTGTGCCGGCACCGAAAACAGCAATTATTTTCTCGACACCAGCGCCGGGCGATTCGTTCTGACCCTGTTTGAGCGCCTGCCAGTCAGCGAAATCCCCTACTATTTGCATGTAACGGAATGGCTTAGTCAACACGGTATTCCCTGCCCGGCCCCAGTACATGCCCGCCACGGCGAGATTCTGGGACAGCTTTGCGGTAAGCCGGCGGCCATTGTGCAGCGCCTTTCCGGGCAGTCGATTGAAGACCGGGCAGCGAGCGAGGGGGAGATTACGGCCCTCGGCCAACTGTTGGCGCGCATGCATCTGGCCGGGCGCGACTTCCCCGAGGAGCACCCCAATCCTGCGGGTCTCAACTGGTGCCAGGAGACCGGGCGGCGCCTGATCCCCAAACTCAGCCCGGCGGAACGCGAACTCCTGGTCGACGAGCGCGAGGCGCAAAAACAATGGCTGCGCGACAAGCTTCCCGGTGGGGTCATCCATGCCGATCTGTTCCCCGACAATGTCTTGTTCCAGGGCGTGGAGATCACCGGTACCATTGATTATTACTATGCCGGCGACGACGCTTGGCTCTACGACTTGGCGGTAGTAGCCAACTCCTGGTGCTCCTTCCCCGATGGCAGTCTCGACAAGAATCTCGCCGCCGCGCTCTGGCAGGCCTACGAGAGTGTGCGTCCCTTCGAGCGGCGGGAGCATGGCTTGTGGTTTCCCTACATGCGGGCCGCTGCCCTACGTTTCTGGCTGCTGCGTTTGGAGGCCAAGCACTTCCCCCGCGCCGGTCAACTCACGGCTCTGCGGGATCCAGAGGAATATCGTCGAATCCTGGAACGGCGCCGCGAATTCTGTTGA
- a CDS encoding tetratricopeptide repeat-containing sulfotransferase family protein: MTLPEALQRANAHWQAGQAAPAQQLCQRILAAVPGQPDALHLLGLIAHAYGDTEQAIVMLAQATAHPQAAPVYFSNLAELYRLRGRLPEGEAAARAALDRAPELAGAWNNLGILLQEMGRYDESRECLERVRCLEPNNPQVLNNLGNTCLRQGDLTQAEQYWREAITQDPGYAQPYSNLAKMLTDRGDPEAARAAGRQAIVLNPHLADAYINLAAVELEAGQTAEALHWLHALLAFAPQHAGGLATRAILYVEQENLLAAAADAEAAVALAPQSADAHYALGRVRQAQGSTDAALSAFVRAAELPGTKTEDAVIAAAVLHMEEGHKETADHTFAQLIERFPQSASAWYNWADLHQFGPEDPRIAQMEALLASPQRLPRDQMRLHFALGKAFLDVGDGDRAFAHFHAGNAQKRASFAYDADQVSVWTDAIMGVLTPERYQALTGQGQGQDEKDPGQPIFVLGLPRSGTTLVERVLAAHSHVQAGGELSALQQVMSEQNYPEVLTQITPGKLQEWGAAYLAKTAPLAGGHHYLIDKMPGNFFYAGLIPLILPQAKVIWCRRDLVDTGLSCYTKLFSGEQRFSYRLDEIGRFAQDASRLLTHWQALLPPDRFLIVDYEALVADFEPQVRRLLTFLGLDWETAINDFHRRPGRVRTASVNQVREPLHGRAVGRWRPYAAHLQPLLTTLGVDPEAAPSPAPDHLPVAAPTSAGRRRATTP, from the coding sequence ATGACCCTTCCCGAGGCCCTGCAACGGGCCAACGCCCATTGGCAGGCCGGTCAGGCGGCACCTGCGCAGCAGCTCTGTCAGCGTATTTTGGCGGCCGTGCCCGGTCAGCCCGATGCCCTGCACCTGCTTGGCCTCATCGCCCACGCATACGGTGACACCGAGCAAGCCATCGTCATGCTGGCCCAAGCGACCGCCCATCCCCAAGCTGCCCCAGTGTATTTCAGCAACTTGGCCGAGCTCTACCGTCTGCGCGGTCGACTACCAGAAGGTGAGGCGGCTGCACGGGCTGCCCTGGACCGGGCCCCCGAACTGGCCGGAGCCTGGAACAATCTGGGTATCCTTCTGCAGGAGATGGGGCGCTACGACGAGAGTCGGGAGTGTTTGGAACGAGTGCGCTGTCTGGAGCCCAACAACCCCCAAGTGCTCAATAATTTGGGAAATACCTGTTTGCGACAGGGCGATCTGACCCAGGCGGAACAGTATTGGCGTGAGGCCATTACCCAGGATCCTGGGTACGCCCAACCTTATAGCAATTTGGCGAAAATGCTCACGGATCGCGGGGACCCAGAGGCCGCGCGGGCAGCTGGACGGCAAGCCATTGTTCTCAACCCCCACTTGGCGGATGCCTACATCAACCTGGCCGCTGTTGAACTCGAGGCCGGGCAGACGGCAGAAGCCTTGCATTGGCTGCACGCCCTGCTGGCCTTCGCGCCCCAGCATGCCGGTGGCTTGGCAACACGCGCCATCTTGTATGTGGAGCAAGAAAACCTGCTGGCCGCAGCCGCTGATGCCGAGGCGGCGGTAGCCCTGGCACCCCAGTCGGCAGACGCCCACTATGCCCTCGGACGCGTCCGGCAGGCCCAAGGCAGCACTGATGCTGCCCTGAGCGCTTTTGTCCGAGCCGCTGAGCTCCCCGGTACCAAGACCGAAGACGCGGTCATCGCGGCGGCGGTTCTGCATATGGAGGAGGGGCATAAAGAGACCGCCGATCACACCTTCGCCCAGCTGATTGAACGTTTTCCGCAGTCAGCTAGTGCGTGGTACAACTGGGCCGACTTGCACCAATTCGGTCCCGAAGATCCCCGGATCGCCCAGATGGAGGCCCTGCTGGCCAGCCCGCAGCGTCTGCCCCGGGATCAAATGCGGCTGCACTTTGCCTTGGGTAAGGCGTTCTTGGACGTTGGCGATGGGGATCGGGCCTTTGCCCACTTTCATGCCGGCAATGCCCAAAAAAGGGCGAGCTTTGCTTACGATGCCGATCAGGTTTCGGTCTGGACCGACGCCATCATGGGGGTGCTCACCCCGGAACGCTACCAAGCCCTGACTGGTCAGGGCCAGGGTCAAGATGAAAAGGACCCTGGTCAGCCGATTTTTGTGCTGGGTCTGCCCCGTTCGGGCACCACCCTGGTCGAGCGGGTGTTGGCTGCCCATTCTCATGTCCAAGCCGGGGGCGAACTCAGCGCCCTGCAGCAGGTCATGAGCGAGCAAAACTACCCCGAGGTCTTGACCCAGATCACGCCCGGCAAGTTACAGGAGTGGGGCGCGGCCTATCTGGCCAAGACCGCACCCCTGGCAGGAGGGCACCATTACCTGATCGACAAGATGCCCGGCAATTTCTTCTATGCGGGTCTCATTCCCTTGATCCTGCCCCAGGCCAAAGTCATTTGGTGTCGCCGGGATCTGGTGGATACGGGGCTGTCCTGCTACACCAAACTTTTTTCCGGTGAGCAGCGGTTTTCCTACCGACTCGACGAGATTGGCCGCTTTGCCCAAGACGCCTCGCGCTTGCTCACCCACTGGCAGGCGTTGCTCCCGCCTGATCGCTTCCTGATCGTGGATTACGAAGCGCTGGTCGCGGACTTCGAGCCCCAGGTACGGCGTCTCTTGACCTTCCTGGGACTCGACTGGGAGACTGCGATCAACGACTTCCATCGTCGGCCTGGCCGGGTGCGCACGGCCAGCGTCAACCAGGTCCGAGAGCCTCTGCATGGGCGCGCCGTGGGTCGTTGGCGGCCCTATGCTGCCCACCTTCAGCCCCTGCTGACGACACTGGGCGTTGACCCGGAGGCGGCACCGAGCCCGGCGCCTGATCATCTGCCCGTCGCTGCCCCCACCAGCGCAGGGCGACGGCGCGCCACGACCCCCTGA
- a CDS encoding glycosyltransferase family 9 protein: MSGPPSPSLEVVARLLAHGQALIHAELPAAVDTLLRPYLAGGTAPIPLWKLQVLALRRQGRLAEALPIQQMIVDTVPGDLPARYDLAEMLIASGDFQRGWREYRYRYDLTHTKVLTRHVQKPRWSGQPCPGQTLLIHDEQGYGDTFQFLRLVRPAQARFAGRVVLEVNPEALPFAQRAFSDLEVTPRGALPPDFDVHAQLMDLPAALGLELHDLPGSIPYLSADPARQLSWRQRLDALLGAGTPRVALVWAGRPTHPNDAKRSMHLMDFVPLVSANIPFLALQKGPAALEAAPKGLSLHRLDTEIHSFEDTAAILAETDLLISVDSSPVHLAGALGKRAWVLLPFEAEWRWMTQRRDTPWYPSHRLFRQPRPGDWQAVLAEVVDALRMEPLCPCN; the protein is encoded by the coding sequence ATGTCCGGACCCCCCAGCCCGTCCCTTGAAGTCGTGGCCCGGCTGCTGGCCCATGGCCAGGCATTGATTCACGCCGAGTTGCCGGCGGCGGTAGACACCTTGCTCCGGCCCTATCTCGCGGGAGGAACGGCGCCTATTCCGCTGTGGAAGCTGCAGGTCCTGGCCTTACGGCGACAGGGCCGCTTGGCCGAGGCTTTGCCCATCCAGCAAATGATCGTCGATACCGTTCCTGGCGATCTACCGGCCCGTTATGACCTGGCAGAGATGCTGATCGCCAGCGGCGATTTTCAGCGTGGCTGGCGGGAGTATCGTTATCGATACGATCTCACGCACACCAAGGTCCTGACACGTCACGTGCAAAAGCCGCGCTGGAGCGGCCAGCCTTGCCCCGGGCAAACGCTGCTGATTCATGACGAGCAAGGCTATGGCGATACCTTCCAATTCCTGCGCCTGGTGCGTCCGGCCCAGGCCCGTTTTGCTGGGCGGGTGGTGTTAGAGGTCAACCCCGAGGCCCTACCCTTTGCCCAGCGGGCCTTTTCTGACCTTGAGGTGACTCCGCGTGGGGCCTTGCCTCCCGACTTCGATGTGCATGCGCAACTCATGGATCTTCCCGCCGCGCTGGGCCTGGAGTTACACGACCTTCCCGGTAGCATCCCCTATCTCAGCGCCGATCCCGCCCGCCAGTTGTCCTGGCGCCAACGTTTGGACGCGCTGCTCGGGGCAGGGACGCCACGGGTCGCCCTGGTGTGGGCGGGCCGACCCACCCATCCCAATGACGCCAAGCGCTCCATGCATCTGATGGATTTTGTCCCGCTGGTATCGGCAAATATTCCTTTCCTTGCCCTGCAAAAAGGCCCGGCGGCTCTAGAGGCCGCCCCCAAGGGGTTGAGCCTCCACCGTCTGGACACGGAGATTCATAGCTTTGAAGATACAGCAGCCATTCTTGCGGAGACCGACCTATTGATATCCGTAGACTCATCACCGGTGCACCTGGCCGGCGCCTTGGGCAAGCGGGCTTGGGTCTTGCTGCCTTTTGAGGCGGAATGGCGGTGGATGACCCAGCGGCGGGATACCCCGTGGTATCCCAGCCACCGACTGTTTCGCCAGCCTCGCCCCGGCGATTGGCAGGCCGTGTTGGCCGAAGTCGTGGACGCTTTACGAATGGAGCCCCTATGCCCCTGCAACTGA
- the yihA gene encoding ribosome biogenesis GTP-binding protein YihA/YsxC — protein MDHTKPHLAARSQPFVALQQAEYLLSVTRSGQLPADDGAEVAMAGRSNVGKSSVLNRVCQQRALARVSRTPGRTQALNFFTLGTTEQRLVDLPGYGYAKVPEAMRKQWGELLSSYLRDRRSLRGLILVMDIRHPLMPFDRDLLRFAAHYQRRVHVLLNKADKLSRGAARQTLLQVLRAGEMQGSTAQLFSAKEGEGLAELQTQLALWLEKSPPPEAGDNNESSKGGEDSHPGQGGEVREKLPPFDAKD, from the coding sequence ATGGACCATACCAAGCCCCATCTCGCCGCCAGATCCCAGCCCTTTGTTGCCCTGCAACAGGCGGAGTATCTGCTGAGTGTGACCCGCAGTGGCCAACTTCCCGCCGACGACGGTGCCGAAGTGGCCATGGCGGGGCGCTCCAACGTGGGCAAATCCTCAGTGCTCAACCGCGTCTGCCAACAACGGGCGCTGGCCCGCGTAAGCCGCACTCCCGGCCGGACTCAGGCGCTGAATTTCTTTACCTTGGGGACAACAGAACAGCGCCTGGTCGACTTGCCGGGTTACGGCTATGCCAAGGTTCCCGAGGCCATGCGGAAGCAATGGGGAGAACTGCTCAGTAGCTACCTGCGTGATCGCCGGAGCCTGCGCGGACTGATCCTGGTCATGGATATCCGGCATCCGCTCATGCCCTTCGATCGTGACCTTTTGCGCTTTGCCGCGCACTACCAGCGTCGCGTGCATGTCCTGCTCAACAAGGCCGACAAGCTTTCCCGTGGCGCCGCCCGCCAGACGCTGCTGCAGGTCTTGCGCGCCGGGGAAATGCAGGGGAGTACGGCGCAGTTGTTTTCCGCCAAGGAGGGCGAAGGGCTTGCCGAACTACAAACACAATTGGCGCTGTGGCTGGAAAAAAGCCCCCCGCCAGAAGCGGGGGACAATAACGAGTCCTCAAAGGGAGGAGAGGACTCCCATCCCGGACAGGGAGGTGAAGTCCGGGAAAAGCTACCCCCCTTTGATGCTAAAGACTAA
- a CDS encoding 2OG-Fe(II) oxygenase, whose amino-acid sequence MPLQLMHVDAIALTAWAGLLSPGECQELIGIGRQLLQPAMVTDERTGAEVSHHQRISEMAWPRREDFPLLGKIADGIARLTGVPVACQEPLQILHYRPDGEYQPHFDAFASDSPALAHGGNRQLTLILYLNTVEAGGETAFPELGLRVFPIVGGGVQFRNLDDQGLRHPLSLHAGLPVVQGEKWIATQWIRQSPYAG is encoded by the coding sequence ATGCCCCTGCAACTGATGCACGTCGATGCCATCGCCCTGACCGCCTGGGCGGGCTTGCTGAGCCCCGGCGAATGCCAAGAGCTCATCGGTATTGGTCGCCAGCTGTTGCAACCCGCCATGGTCACGGATGAGCGGACGGGTGCTGAAGTCAGTCATCACCAACGTATTTCTGAAATGGCATGGCCCCGCCGGGAGGATTTCCCCCTTCTGGGCAAGATCGCTGACGGCATTGCGCGACTGACCGGGGTCCCGGTGGCCTGCCAAGAGCCTTTGCAAATCCTGCACTATCGCCCCGATGGGGAATATCAACCCCATTTCGACGCCTTTGCCAGTGATAGTCCCGCTTTGGCGCATGGGGGTAATCGTCAACTGACTCTGATTCTTTATCTCAATACCGTTGAGGCTGGTGGAGAGACGGCCTTCCCGGAGTTGGGGCTACGCGTGTTTCCTATTGTCGGTGGCGGCGTGCAGTTTCGCAATCTTGATGATCAGGGCCTGCGTCATCCCCTCTCCCTCCATGCGGGCCTGCCCGTAGTTCAGGGAGAAAAATGGATCGCCACCCAGTGGATTCGCCAGAGTCCTTACGCCGGATGA